The genomic stretch CAGGAGCGGCCGCGGACACGTTCATGTCCAGAGTGAAGGCGAAAGTGCTGCCCTGCCCGACCCGGCTTTGCACCGAGATGCCGCTACCTCCCAGCAGGCGCACCAGGCTGTTGGCGATGGTCAGGCCCAGGCCCGTTCCGCCGTACTCGCGGGTCAGGGAGCCATCCGCCTGTTCAAAGGAAATGAATATGCCCTGTTGCCGGTCCGGAGAAATGCCGATCCCGGTGTCGCGCACGGAAAAACCAAGCGAGGCCTTTCCTCCCGCGCCAATCTTCCCGCGAACGGAAAGCTCCACACCGCCCTGTTCCGTGAACTTGATGGCGTTGCCGACCAGATTGACCAGAATCTGCGTCAGTCGCCCGGAATCAGTGCTCACGACCCGTGGCAATCCGGAAGTGACCAGACGCAGGTCAAGCCCCTTTTTCTGCGCCTGATCGCTGAACATGGTCCGCACACGCGCAAGCAACTCGCCCAGCTCGACATCCTCGGACACGATGCGCAGCATTCCGGCCTCTATCTTGGAAAAATCAAGAATGTCGTTGATGATGACCAGGAGACTCTCGGCGCAGACGCGGATTCCCTGCACGCAGTCCGTCTGCTCGGGGTCGAGCCGTGTCCTGGCAAGCAATTCCCCGTGACCGAGAATGGAATTCATGGGCGTGCGGATTTCATGGCTCATGTTGGCCAGAAACATGCTTTTCGCCTGGGAAGCGGCTTCTGCCCTGCGCCGGGCATCGACAATTTCGGTAACCTCGATGACGCTGACGATCATGCCGCCAAAAGCCTCCGCGCCAAGGACAGGCTGCATGCGCACCACCAGGGCCATGTCCCGGAACGATTCCAGCTGGATTTCCCGCAGGCGGGACCGAGGATCTTCCTGCAGGGCGCGCAAGCCCTGCGCCATTTGCGTCCCGAGAATCCCGTCAGGAAAGAGATCCCGGACGTTCCGCCCCAGAAGGCTGGCGGCTTCAATGCCCAGAATGCGACACAGGCTGTCGTTGACCTCAAGCACGCCTCCTTGCTCGTCGGTCAGTGCGACACCCTCGTTTATCCCCGAGAGAAGCGACTCAAGGCGCGATTTTTCCTGCAGAAGTTCGCGCTCGGCCTGCTTGCGCTGGGTCACGTCCATGAAAACTTCAAGAATAAGGGTCTCGCCCTGCAGGATGACCGGAATGGAACTCTTGATCACGTCCAGAGTCCGCCCCTCCAGGGCGCGCATGCGCACCTCGTGCTCGAACTCGACTCGGGGCTGCCGTTCGGGATCACTGCCTTGCGGTTTTTCATAAAACATGTCCCACGGGACGCGGCGCTCGAAAAACCAGCCAGGCTCTATATCGAGGAGGTTGGTCGCGGCAAGGTTGACCCGGCGGATGATCCGATCCTGGCCCAGAATGGCAATGCCCACCGGAAGAGCCTCCAGAATCCTTTCCATGCCCGCGTTGGCTTCCACCACGGCCGCGCCGTCTTTTTCCCGGGATCTAAGCATGTCCGCAAAGGAGAACATGATGCGTAGGCACAGCGCGACCATGCCCGTCAGCAGGACGATGACCAACCCACAGGTCATGACCAGAAGCCTGTCGGCATTGGCCTTATGGTTGTCGATGGCCAAGGCGATCCGGGCCCTGATGTCGCGCTGAAGAATGTCGGCCGTCGTCTCCGCCTGATCGAACAAGGCCTCGGCCTGTTCGTGGATGGGCGCCATGTCGGTGTCCGCCTCCTCCGCTTCCGCCCCATCCAGGGCATGCAGGAGGTTGCGGACCATGAAATGCCCGTGATCCGAAATTTCCCGTACCACGGGGACGAGCTTCGAGGCTTCGCTCAAAAGTTCCGGGGGCATGGGCCGGGCCAGATGTATTCCCTGATCCGCGACCTGTCCGTCCGGATCGTCCCCGCCGAGCCGGCCGCCTTGGTGCATCACGACCAAGGCTCCCCGCGAGCGCATGAGCGCCCGGTCGATCGCGGATTCAAGCGTGAAAAGACCAGGCAGGTCCGAGACGTGAGGCAGACGGTCAAAACCCAGACGGGCCGCGCTCATTTCGACGCGAAAAGTCTGGACCAGATCCAGATGGGCCTGTTCGGCCTTCATCAGCAACTGATGTTCCCAAATGACCCGGTAGCGATAGGCTTCCTTGATCCCCAGCAAGATGATCCCGAGCAACATGAGCGCCAGCAGCCCCAGAACCCGCCGCTGATTCGGATGCCCGAAATTCCTGAAGGAAAGGTTCTTCATACCGCCCTGCCCAGAAAAAAAATGTCCACCCGCCGCGCTTTGGCGGCAAGGCAGGCTTTGGCGCAGGCGGTCAGGGTCGCGCCCGTGGTCATGACGTCATCGACGAGCAGAACATGCCGGCCGGACAGGTCCATGGACGCCTCGAACGCGCCCGCGACGTTGCGATGCCTCTCGGCCCGGCCCAGGCTCGACTGGGCCCTGGTATCCCGGATCTTGCACAGACCGCGAAGAAGGGGAGCGATGCCGATGACCTTGCCGAGCATGCGCGCCAGCTCGGCGCTCTGGTTGAAGCCCCGGTCAAGCACCCTTGCGGGCAGCATGGGCACGGGCACGACGCAGTCGGGACGGGGCAGACGGTGCCTGTCCCAGGCTTGACGGATCAGGTCGCGCAGCAGCAGCCCCAGGCCGTGATCGTGACTGAACTTGTATTGATGGATGAGATCGCGCAGGGCTCCGGAGTAGGGCCCATGAAAAGCCACTCCCGACCACGGCGGCTTGCCCAGACGGCAGGCGAGGCATGAATATGCGGATGCTGAGGAGTCCGCGTAGCAGATTCCGCAGTCGGGACAGTAGCCCCCGACACGCGGGGCAAGGAGCGCCCGGCAGGCTGGGCACAGAGGAAAGTCGCCTGCATGTTCGAGCACCGCCGCGCAAAATTGGCAGCGGCGACCGGCCACATGCAGCACGGCGGCCAGACCGCGCGCCAGTCCCGCCCCTACCATCCGCTGCACCCGGCCAGGTCGCGCACGGCGTTCTCGGCCGCGCGGTCCCGGGAAAAGTCGTCGGCGCCATCCAGACCGCGCAGAAAGAGGGCCTTTTCGATGCGATAATCAAAAATCTGCAAGAAATAACGCAAGGTCGGCATGATTCCCGTGAAAAGATTCTCGCCCCGAGTCCGCCCCGCTACCAGCACGACGTAGGCCAGACGCTCGGCGCCAGGCGCACGCAGACCGCTTTGCCTGGCCATGTATCTGGACTGGGAACGGTCGATCCAGGCCTTGGCCTGACTTGGCAGGTGATAAAAATAGACCGGCGCGGTCAGGACCAGTCCGGAGGCGTGGTCAAGCCGCGAAAAAAGTTCCTCCGCCCCGTCCGCGCCAATCCTGCACTGGCCGTCCTCAGCGCAGCATCCACATCCGGTGCAGGGCTCCATCCGGTGATCGCGCAGAAAAACGGGCCGGGACGGACGGACCAGACTGCGTGCGAAAAGAGCGGCGGCATGATCGCTGTTCCCGCCCGCCCGGGGGCTCATGGACATGACAAGGGGTTCAGTCATGGGCGAGGCTTGCGAACGAACTCCGCCCGTACGAATTCGCCGACTTCGCTCAGGCTGAGGGTCCAATCGGTTTCCACATAAAGGGCGTTCTCAAGCTGGGGCACCACGCTCGGCTTGACCCAAAAAACCTGCCTGTCCGTCCGGCTGAAACGCAGCTGCCAACTGGCATCCACTCCCACGTGTCAGCACTTGTCCCGGAAATCGTGTTCGCCTTCGGGGATCATGGCCACTCCTAACGGGTGAATTCGGTAAAAAACGGATTGTTGAGTTTTTCCTGCCCGACCGTGGTTTCGGGCCCGTGACCGGGATACACCACGGTCTCCTCGGGCAGGGTGAAGATATTGGCGCGCACGGAGCGGATCAGTTCCCGCTCCGAGCTTCCGGGAAAATCGGTCCGTCCGACGGAGCGGTAAAAAAGCAGATCACCGACAAAAACCGCGCCCAGCTCCTCAAAATAAAAGGACAGACTGCCCGGGCTATGCCCCGGGGTGGCCAGCACCCGGCAGGTCGTGCCGAGCAGGGGCAATTCGCCCTCCTCCAGCGGCGTGAATGAAAAGGACGGAGTGCGCGGGAAGCCCATCATTCCGCCGCCGCCCAGCTCCGTTTCAAGGAGAAATCCGTCCTTGGCGCTGGCCATGACCGGGAGTCCCGTGGCCGCGACCAGGTCCGCGTTGCCCTGGATGTGATCAAAATGCAGGTGCGTGTTCAGAATCGCGGCCAGGCTCACTTTTTCGGAAGCGAGAAAAGACAGGATTTCCTGCGCCTCCCCTCCCGGGTCGATGACCACGGCCTCACGGTCCGAGTGCACGACGTAGCAGTTTGTATCCAGCGGGCCAAGCGGCATGACGGTAACTTTGAGCATCAATTCCTCCCTTAGAAACATTTGAACCCAAGATGTAGCCAGCTTCGGTCCAAAACACAATTCTGCTTTCTGGACAAGGATTCCGGCATGAGGCAATGGCTTCAAAAACAACCGGGGTCAATTATGAACACGGCCACTTCCATCGAGACAGGCACGCTGCGCAGACAGGACATCATAGAATACGAGCCCCTGCTCAAGACGGCCCTGAGGGCCATCATCCCCTTTTCCTCCTACAGCCTCATGTTTCCGGCCAAAACCCCAGAAGACATGGAAGCGGATCCGCTGCATCCCTTCGGGCGCGCGGCGCTGGAGAATGATCGCCTCTCGCTGCCTCTGACGCATTCGGACAGGCTGCTCGCGGTCTTTGAAGCCAGGGGCGTAAACCCCGAGGAAACGGCCCGGGCATTGCCATTTCTGCCGCACATGGCTTCCCTGTGCCTGGAGCAGATCAAGATTCGCAAATCGGCCATCACCGACCCCCTGACCGGCCTTTTCAACCGCCACTGCATGCATCAGGCCCTGATCCGGGAAATTTCCGGCATCGTCGGCGCCATCATGCCCGGCCCAGAAGCCATGGCCGACGACTCCCTGCAGGGACACAGCGCCTGTTTCGGTCTCATCATCCTGGACCTGGACCGCTTCCGCCAGATCAACGACAATTTCGGACACAATTTCGGAGACAGGATCCTGGTTCTGGCGGCGGAGCGTCTGCGGGCCGTCTGCCCCAAACAGACCCTGGTCTGCCGCCTGGACGGAGACTCCTTCGGCGTGCTCTGGCCGCAGGCCTCCCGCGCCAGGATGAGCGAACTGGCGTTGAGCCTCGGCGCCGAACTGGCCCGGGTCACGGCGCGCTTCACGCCCCTGCGCGAGGATGTCGGCGTTTCGGCCAGCATCGGATACGTCAACTATCCGCAGGATCTTCAGGGTGCGCAGTTCCAAAAAGCTCCCGAGGAGCAGGCCTGGCTGGTTCTGGAAAAGGCCGAAAAAGCCCTGAGCACCGCCAAGGCCGGCGGCCGCTCCCAGATCTATTCCTTCCGGCAGATCCTCACCCAGGGCGGCGTGGTCCTTGACGTGATGCCCATGAACCGCCTGATCATAAACCTCGGGCGGAGCATGGACGCCCACGAAGGGCAACGCTTCCTGATCTGGTCCCGCAGGTTCAACGGCAGCGAGACCATTGTCGGAACGCAGGGCGATGCGATTTTCGGCCACTACCCGCCCATGTACAAGGCCGAGGTCTCGCTGGTCGAGGTGCAGGACGAGATGTCCATCGCCGAAGTGCTGGTGCAGAGCGATCCGAACTGGACCGTGGAGAAAGGCGACAAGCTGACCCTGCTCGACGACCACGCCGGACGCATGGAGCAGCGCGAAGTCCAGCCCGGCGACCGCACCCCGCAAAAAGACCCTCTCACCGGCCTCTATCCCTACCGGGATTTTCTGCAGGCCTGGCAATCCGTCCGCGGCCAGGCAAAGAGTTTCTGCATGGTGCTCATGCGCCTCGAAACTCCCCATGCGGAACGCACGCCCATGGACAAGATGAAGGAAGAACAGTTCTTCCAGACCCTCGCCGGACGGGTCGAAACCCTGTTCGGTCCGGAAGCCCTTGGCGGACGGTTCAGCGTGAACTGCATCATCTATCATGTGCCGGGGCTGGACCAGGAAGAATGCCTACGCATCGTACGCGAACTGCTTGAAGACGAACGCTTCGCCGGACTGGAGAAATCCGTCGGCATCGCGGCCTTCCCCTTTCTGGACTACACACGCTCCGACATCCTGGAGAATGCGCGCAAAGCCCTGGACCACGCCGAATTCCTGCACGAGGAGAGAATCGCCTGCTTCGACTCGGTCTCGCTGAACATCAGCGCCGACCGCCTTTTCGCCCAGGGCGAAACCTACGACGCCATCGCCGAGTACAAGAAAGCCCTGACCGTCGACGAAGGCAACCTGCTGGCCCGAAACTCCCTTGGAGTCTGCTATGCAAGGCTGAACAAATACGCCACGGCCAGAACCATCTTTCAAGACCTCATCGCCCTCCATCCAGACCACATCATGCCGCTCTACAATTTCGGCTGCGCCTGTCTCAAGGATGGAGATCCCGTGGCCGCCCGGCAGGCCTTCGAGCAGGTGCTTACAATCCAGCCCGACCATGTCTACGCCATGATCCGGCTCGGCCTCATGGCGGAGGAGGAAGGGAACTTCGAGCGCGCCTGGAACCTCTACGAGCAGGTCCGGGCCATGTCCGACGGAGAGCACCTCGCCTCCACGCACAATCTGGCCTACCGCTACCTGGCCAGGCTGGCTTTCCGCCGCGACGACCGCGACACGGCCCGCGAATACCTGCACCAGGCCATCACCGCCAATCCCCAGGACGCCCACTCGTTCCATCTTCTGGCCACGATCTATCTGGAGCGCGGCGACGATCCGGAAATCGCCGAGTCCCTGGCCCGGCAGAGCGTGCACCTCAAAGCCGACGTCCCCGCCTTCTGGGAAGTGCTGATCACGGCCCTGGAACAGCAAGGCAAAACCGAAGAGGCGAACCAGACAAAAATTCGAGCCGCCGCTCAAACCTGTTGACAGAGCAGCCCTCTTTGCCTAAAGAGGCTCCTCACGCGCATTCCCCGGTAGCTCAGCTGGCAGAGCAGGTGGCTGTTAACCACCGTGTCGGCAGTTCAAATCTGTCCCGGGGAGCCAGATTTTTCAAGGCCCTTCACTCGAAGGGCCTTTTTTTATGCCGAATCGCAATAAAACGCCCTCCTATTTCGCCTCCCAAAAAAAGCACGCCTTCCCCTATGAAGCCTGGATCCCCGCCTTCGCGGGGATGACACGTCGCTAATGCCAGAGATCGCGCACAGCTTTCCACTCCCACGCATCAGCACAATACCGACAATATCACGCAGTGCCGTGGTGGGGCGGGTTGGTCCGGGCAGGT from Desulfomicrobium macestii encodes the following:
- a CDS encoding hybrid sensor histidine kinase/response regulator, with the protein product MKNLSFRNFGHPNQRRVLGLLALMLLGIILLGIKEAYRYRVIWEHQLLMKAEQAHLDLVQTFRVEMSAARLGFDRLPHVSDLPGLFTLESAIDRALMRSRGALVVMHQGGRLGGDDPDGQVADQGIHLARPMPPELLSEASKLVPVVREISDHGHFMVRNLLHALDGAEAEEADTDMAPIHEQAEALFDQAETTADILQRDIRARIALAIDNHKANADRLLVMTCGLVIVLLTGMVALCLRIMFSFADMLRSREKDGAAVVEANAGMERILEALPVGIAILGQDRIIRRVNLAATNLLDIEPGWFFERRVPWDMFYEKPQGSDPERQPRVEFEHEVRMRALEGRTLDVIKSSIPVILQGETLILEVFMDVTQRKQAERELLQEKSRLESLLSGINEGVALTDEQGGVLEVNDSLCRILGIEAASLLGRNVRDLFPDGILGTQMAQGLRALQEDPRSRLREIQLESFRDMALVVRMQPVLGAEAFGGMIVSVIEVTEIVDARRRAEAASQAKSMFLANMSHEIRTPMNSILGHGELLARTRLDPEQTDCVQGIRVCAESLLVIINDILDFSKIEAGMLRIVSEDVELGELLARVRTMFSDQAQKKGLDLRLVTSGLPRVVSTDSGRLTQILVNLVGNAIKFTEQGGVELSVRGKIGAGGKASLGFSVRDTGIGISPDRQQGIFISFEQADGSLTREYGGTGLGLTIANSLVRLLGGSGISVQSRVGQGSTFAFTLDMNVSAAAPARQLAAIDADERSFGHVRVLAAEDNPFNRSLLIKMLNSLNVKDVQMVENGREAVDVLAAGQIFDIVLMDIQMPVMDGLEATRKIRAMGLGVPIIALTAHALESDQLKSLEAGMNGHLSKPYSLQDLVETLGTWCS
- a CDS encoding ComF family protein — protein: MVGAGLARGLAAVLHVAGRRCQFCAAVLEHAGDFPLCPACRALLAPRVGGYCPDCGICYADSSASAYSCLACRLGKPPWSGVAFHGPYSGALRDLIHQYKFSHDHGLGLLLRDLIRQAWDRHRLPRPDCVVPVPMLPARVLDRGFNQSAELARMLGKVIGIAPLLRGLCKIRDTRAQSSLGRAERHRNVAGAFEASMDLSGRHVLLVDDVMTTGATLTACAKACLAAKARRVDIFFLGRAV
- a CDS encoding flavodoxin family protein; this encodes MTEPLVMSMSPRAGGNSDHAAALFARSLVRPSRPVFLRDHRMEPCTGCGCCAEDGQCRIGADGAEELFSRLDHASGLVLTAPVYFYHLPSQAKAWIDRSQSRYMARQSGLRAPGAERLAYVVLVAGRTRGENLFTGIMPTLRYFLQIFDYRIEKALFLRGLDGADDFSRDRAAENAVRDLAGCSGW
- a CDS encoding MBL fold metallo-hydrolase, whose amino-acid sequence is MLKVTVMPLGPLDTNCYVVHSDREAVVIDPGGEAQEILSFLASEKVSLAAILNTHLHFDHIQGNADLVAATGLPVMASAKDGFLLETELGGGGMMGFPRTPSFSFTPLEEGELPLLGTTCRVLATPGHSPGSLSFYFEELGAVFVGDLLFYRSVGRTDFPGSSERELIRSVRANIFTLPEETVVYPGHGPETTVGQEKLNNPFFTEFTR
- a CDS encoding diguanylate cyclase domain-containing protein, which translates into the protein MNTATSIETGTLRRQDIIEYEPLLKTALRAIIPFSSYSLMFPAKTPEDMEADPLHPFGRAALENDRLSLPLTHSDRLLAVFEARGVNPEETARALPFLPHMASLCLEQIKIRKSAITDPLTGLFNRHCMHQALIREISGIVGAIMPGPEAMADDSLQGHSACFGLIILDLDRFRQINDNFGHNFGDRILVLAAERLRAVCPKQTLVCRLDGDSFGVLWPQASRARMSELALSLGAELARVTARFTPLREDVGVSASIGYVNYPQDLQGAQFQKAPEEQAWLVLEKAEKALSTAKAGGRSQIYSFRQILTQGGVVLDVMPMNRLIINLGRSMDAHEGQRFLIWSRRFNGSETIVGTQGDAIFGHYPPMYKAEVSLVEVQDEMSIAEVLVQSDPNWTVEKGDKLTLLDDHAGRMEQREVQPGDRTPQKDPLTGLYPYRDFLQAWQSVRGQAKSFCMVLMRLETPHAERTPMDKMKEEQFFQTLAGRVETLFGPEALGGRFSVNCIIYHVPGLDQEECLRIVRELLEDERFAGLEKSVGIAAFPFLDYTRSDILENARKALDHAEFLHEERIACFDSVSLNISADRLFAQGETYDAIAEYKKALTVDEGNLLARNSLGVCYARLNKYATARTIFQDLIALHPDHIMPLYNFGCACLKDGDPVAARQAFEQVLTIQPDHVYAMIRLGLMAEEEGNFERAWNLYEQVRAMSDGEHLASTHNLAYRYLARLAFRRDDRDTAREYLHQAITANPQDAHSFHLLATIYLERGDDPEIAESLARQSVHLKADVPAFWEVLITALEQQGKTEEANQTKIRAAAQTC